The genomic segment AAGTTTTTGAAGAAAGATATTTATAGTTTTCTATTAAGTATAAAACAAAAAATCCTGTGAAATTTACTTCACAGGATTTTTTGTTTTATAGAATTTCTACTCACAGTTTGTCCTTGCGAGGAAAAGCAAACTTTGCGAGCATTGAAACAGACATGCTACGTGAGATTGCTTCGTTCCTCGCAAGGACTTGACTTGTGTTTTAATTATTTATTTCTCTCAACAATAGCGAGCCCAACGCGAATTTTATCATAAGATAATTTTTCTTCAAAATGATCATAATAAGGTCTTAATGCTGTAGGATATTCTAGTTCCACTTGAGCTTTATGCAATTGCTTAACTTCGACATCACTAACAAATTGGCTTAAATCGATATCCTCGCCATCTACATATAATTTCGCTAAATGCGAAATTATGGTTGTTTGTCCCAAATTTCGTTTTCCGGCAATTTCTTCAACACTATGACCATTTTTAAAAAGTTCTAAAGTTGTTTTATAAGTATTACCCTCTTTTTTAACTTTAGTAGTATTTGCTTTTTTTACTTTCTCGTAATAAGTAATAGCATCTATAAATTCTGAACCATATTTTTCAAGTTTAGCTTTACCAACACCATCAATAGCAAGAAATTCTTCATCATTCATTGGCTTTAAGCTTTCCATTTGTCTTAACGCTGCGTCACTAAAAATTACGTAAGCAGGAACTTCTTCGTCCTTAGCAATCTCATGACGTAATTTTCGAAGTATTTCAAAAAGAGAATTTTTAGCTGCTTTCGTTTTTGTTTCTTTTACTTCGGTTTTATCAATTACTTTTTTAACAACAGTATTCAGTTTTACTTTTTCTCCTTCAAATAAAACTTTTTTAGCAAAAGGAGTTAGCAAAATTTTATTGTGCTGATGAAAGGCAATTTCACAATATCCTAAATTTATTAACTGAATTAAATATTGATTCCAATCGTACCACGAAATGTCAACGCCAATTCCGTACGTTTTTAAGCTTTGATAATTTTTTTCGTAGATATATGCGTTTCTCGAGCCTCTTAAAAAATCTACAATTACAGCCAAAGGCTCAGATTCTTGTAAACGGCTAATTGCAGACAATGCTTTTTGCGCGAGAATCGTACCATCGAAAAAAGTTGGAGGATTTTTGCAAATATCACAGTTTCCGCAATTCTCTTTAACTAGTTCGCCAAAATAAGAAAGTAAAATTTTTCTGCGACAACTTAAAGCATCAGCATATTGTTTCATTCGTTCTAATTTTGCCAGCTGCACATCTGAGTTTAATCCTTCCGAAGCAAATTTCTGAAGTTGGATTACATCAGCATAACTTTCAAATAAAACAGTTTCGGCAGGTAATCCGTCACGACCGGCACGACCAATTTCCTGATAATAACCTTCTATGTTTTTAGGTAAATTATAATGAATCACCCAGCGAACATTTGATTTATCAATTCCCATTCCGAAAGCAATTGTAGCGCAAACTACCTGACAATCATCGTTTATGAATTCATCTTGCGTTTTTGCACGAAGTTTATTGTCTAAACCTGCATGATATGCTTTTGCTTTAATTCCGTTTTTTTGTAATTTTCCAGAAAGTTCTTCAGTAGTTTTTCGGCTTAAGCAATAGATAATTCCGGATTCGTTTGGTTTCTTTTCAACGAAATCAATAATTTGTTTTACACGGTCTAATGCAGGACGAACTTCTAAACTTAAATTTTTTCTATCAAAAGAAGCTACAAATGTCTTAGGATTTTTTAGATTTAACTGTTTTGTGATATCTGTACGCGTTGCTTTATCAGCAGTTGCAGTCAAAGCCAGAATTGGAGTAGAAGGGAAGCGGTTTTTAAGATATCCTAAATTTGTATATGCCGGACGAAAATCATGTCCCCACGATGAAATACAATGCGCTTCATCAATAGCAATTAAACTGATTGTCAATTCATTAAAAACAACATCTAAATAAGATAAACTTTCCGGAGCTATATAAACAAGTTTGAAATTGTTCGATTTTAAATTATCGATATAAAATTGCTGTTCTTCACTAGATTGGCTGCTGTTTATATAACAGGCATTGATTCCATTGGTTTTCAAGCTATCAACCTGATCCTTCATCAAGGCTATTAATGGCGAAATAACAATCGTAATTCCTGGCAAAACCAAAGCTGGCAATTGAAAACAAATCGATTTTCCTCCACCGGTTGGCATAATAGCCAAAGTATCCTGACCAGAAAGAATTGTATTTATGATCGTTTCCTGATTTGGCCTGAATTTTTCAAACCCAAAATTTTCTTTTAATTTGGCGTGTAGTAATTCTGAACTCATTTGGCAGATATTTTCATTGTTATTTCTAAATGTTGTAAAAACATTAAATATACTATTTTTCTTATAAATTTAAAATCAAATATTTAAATCATTTTACAGATCTAATAAAAAAAGGAACTCTAGTAGAGTTCCTTTAGTTTATATTTTAAAAGATATAATTAATCTTCGTCTTCATCATCATCTTCGTCAGCAATATCATCCGGATCTTTGTCATCATCGTCATCATCATCTCCGCCATCAGTATCTGGTTTGTCTATCACATCGTCGTCATCATCGCTGTCATCAATATCATCATCAAGATCAAGACCTTTTACAGGTTCGATTGTATCAACATCAACGTCGATATCATCATCTTCATCATAATTTTCGATTCTGTCAGCAAGTTTAGTACTAATTTTTACCAAATAAATAGTGTCTTCAGTACGAACTTCAACAGCTTCGACTAATTCGTTTTTAGCATTTCTAAAACGGATAACATCCGAATCATCGTAACCATCAGGAAATTTTTCTACTAAAAGGTTTAAAATTTCGTTGGTAAGTTTAGCGTAGTCTACTATAACTCTTTTCATAAATATCCTATAAATCTAATAAATAAGCAAAAATTAACGGTGCAACAATTGTAGCATCCGACTCAATAATAAATTTAGGGGTTTTAATATCTAATTTACCCCAAGTGATTTTCTCGTTTGGAACTGCTCCTGAATACGAACCATAACTGGTTGTCGAATCTGAAATCTGGCAGAAATAACTCCAAAACGGAATATCATGCATTTCCATATCCTGATACAACATTGGTACCACACAAATAGGAAAATCTCCTGCAATACCACCACCAATTTGGAAGAATCCAATTCCGTTAGTGCTGTTTTTTGGATACCAATCTGCAAGGAATGTCATGTATTCAATTCCTGATTTCATTGTAGAGGCTTTCAAATCACCTTTAATTACGTATGAAGCAAAGATATTTCCCATTGTACTATCTTCCCATCCCGGAACAATAATAGGTAAATTTTTCTCTGCAGCTGCATACATCCAGCTATCTTTTAAATCTATTTCATAATATTCTTCTAAAACGCCGGATAATAGCATTTTATACATGAATTCATGAGGGAAATAACGCTCACCTTTGTCATCAGCATCTTTCCAGATTTTGTAAATGTGTTTTTGTAAACGACGGAATGCTTCATGCTCAGGAATACAAGTGTCAGTAACACGATTTAATCCTCTTTCCAACAATGCCCATTCGTCTTCTGGTGTTAAATCACGATAGTTTGGCACTCTTTCGTAGTGAGAGTGTGCTACTAAATTCATGATATCTTCTTCTAGATTGGCTCCAGTACATGAAATAATTTGTACTTTATCTTGTCTAATTATTTCGGCAAAAATTTTACCAATTTCTGCTGTACTCATAGCGCCAGCCATACTTACCATCATTTTAGCACCATTTGCTAATTGCTGTTCGTATGCTTTTGCAGCATCAACTAAAGAAGCAGAGTTAAAGTGTAAATAATGTTTTTCAATAAACTGACTGATTGGTCCTTTCATTTTTTTTTTTTTTTTTTGAATTAAAAGTTTTAACCTTTTAAGGTGTTATGCAAATTAATAATTTTTAGGATACTAAATTTTCAATTTGCAGTTTTTTTTACATTTTTTTTGTGTATCCAAGAATCTTCAATACATCGTCAGAAGTTTGTTGTTCTGAGAAAACTTCAGTGGCCAAAATTCCATTTTCATCACGATCTATTAAGATATGCTTTGGCTGCGGAATCAAACAGTGGTGTAGACCTCCATAACCTCCAATTGTTTCCTGATACGCACCAGTATTAAAGAAACCGATGTACAATGGCTTTTCTTTGCTGTATTTAGGCAAATAAATGGCGTTCATATTTTGTTCTGAATTGTAATAATCGTCACTATCACAAGTCAATCCTCCTAATAAAACCCGTTCATAAGTATCATTCCAACGGTTCACCGCCAGCATAATAAAACGTTTATTTATTGCCCAAGTATCTGGCAAAGTGGTAATGAATGATGAGTCAATCATGTTCCATTTTTCTCTATCATTTTGTTGTTTTTGATACAAAATCTGATAGATTGCGCCACCACTTTCACCTACTGTAAATGATCCAAATTCTGTAAAAATGTTTGGAACATCAACTTCGGCTTCATCGCATGCAATTTTAATCTGATTGATAATTTCATCAATCATATATTGGTAATCATATTCAAACGCAAGTGAGTTTTTAATCGGGAAACCACCTCCAATGTTCAAACCATCAAGAGTAGGGCATTCCTTTTTAAGTGCAATGTATACTTTAATACATTTTACTAACTCATTCCAGTAATATGATGTATCATTTATTCCGGTA from the uncultured Flavobacterium sp. genome contains:
- the recQ gene encoding DNA helicase RecQ, whose amino-acid sequence is MSSELLHAKLKENFGFEKFRPNQETIINTILSGQDTLAIMPTGGGKSICFQLPALVLPGITIVISPLIALMKDQVDSLKTNGINACYINSSQSSEEQQFYIDNLKSNNFKLVYIAPESLSYLDVVFNELTISLIAIDEAHCISSWGHDFRPAYTNLGYLKNRFPSTPILALTATADKATRTDITKQLNLKNPKTFVASFDRKNLSLEVRPALDRVKQIIDFVEKKPNESGIIYCLSRKTTEELSGKLQKNGIKAKAYHAGLDNKLRAKTQDEFINDDCQVVCATIAFGMGIDKSNVRWVIHYNLPKNIEGYYQEIGRAGRDGLPAETVLFESYADVIQLQKFASEGLNSDVQLAKLERMKQYADALSCRRKILLSYFGELVKENCGNCDICKNPPTFFDGTILAQKALSAISRLQESEPLAVIVDFLRGSRNAYIYEKNYQSLKTYGIGVDISWYDWNQYLIQLINLGYCEIAFHQHNKILLTPFAKKVLFEGEKVKLNTVVKKVIDKTEVKETKTKAAKNSLFEILRKLRHEIAKDEEVPAYVIFSDAALRQMESLKPMNDEEFLAIDGVGKAKLEKYGSEFIDAITYYEKVKKANTTKVKKEGNTYKTTLELFKNGHSVEEIAGKRNLGQTTIISHLAKLYVDGEDIDLSQFVSDVEVKQLHKAQVELEYPTALRPYYDHFEEKLSYDKIRVGLAIVERNK
- a CDS encoding DNA primase produces the protein MKRVIVDYAKLTNEILNLLVEKFPDGYDDSDVIRFRNAKNELVEAVEVRTEDTIYLVKISTKLADRIENYDEDDDIDVDVDTIEPVKGLDLDDDIDDSDDDDDVIDKPDTDGGDDDDDDDKDPDDIADEDDDEDED
- a CDS encoding deoxyhypusine synthase family protein encodes the protein MKGPISQFIEKHYLHFNSASLVDAAKAYEQQLANGAKMMVSMAGAMSTAEIGKIFAEIIRQDKVQIISCTGANLEEDIMNLVAHSHYERVPNYRDLTPEDEWALLERGLNRVTDTCIPEHEAFRRLQKHIYKIWKDADDKGERYFPHEFMYKMLLSGVLEEYYEIDLKDSWMYAAAEKNLPIIVPGWEDSTMGNIFASYVIKGDLKASTMKSGIEYMTFLADWYPKNSTNGIGFFQIGGGIAGDFPICVVPMLYQDMEMHDIPFWSYFCQISDSTTSYGSYSGAVPNEKITWGKLDIKTPKFIIESDATIVAPLIFAYLLDL
- a CDS encoding arginine decarboxylase, which gives rise to MNTKYSDLINQTYYFPQEEFKLNKDNLQFHNIDLMKLVEQYGTPLKFTYLPQISENINKAKAWFRKSMEKNKYDAKYYYCYCTKSSHFEYIMNEAFKNNIHIETSSAFDVNIVENLLENGKINKSTYVICNGFKRDEYISNIGRLINSGHKNTIPIIDNYEELDLLQAEIKGKFKIGIRIAAEEEPKFEFYTSRLGIGYKNIVSFYKKQIQENDRLELKMLHFFINTGINDTSYYWNELVKCIKVYIALKKECPTLDGLNIGGGFPIKNSLAFEYDYQYMIDEIINQIKIACDEAEVDVPNIFTEFGSFTVGESGGAIYQILYQKQQNDREKWNMIDSSFITTLPDTWAINKRFIMLAVNRWNDTYERVLLGGLTCDSDDYYNSEQNMNAIYLPKYSKEKPLYIGFFNTGAYQETIGGYGGLHHCLIPQPKHILIDRDENGILATEVFSEQQTSDDVLKILGYTKKM